Sequence from the Ailuropoda melanoleuca isolate Jingjing chromosome 10, ASM200744v2, whole genome shotgun sequence genome:
AAAGGGTCGAAACAGAAGGTGAGCAtctaaaagcaaagacaaaaagcCAGGGGCACGCAAAGCACAGTGAAGAGAGAGATTTCAGGAGGAGCACAGTCGCGCCCAAGACCGAGTGCTGGGTGCCCGGGGCAGCGAGCAGGGAAGGGTCCGAGAGCAGGAGCCCACCTTTAGTGCCGATCCACAGCTGATCTTGTTCCAGCTTGAAGGTGAGTCTCACTTTGCCTCCAGATTTGTTGTACATGCCAGATAAGGGTACTGATGGCAGGCGCTCCTGGAGGCACAGGAGCACAGTGAGAGACGGGGACCAGAAACaaagagagacaaggaaggacaaGGGTCAGGATGTGAGGACGCGATCACAGGAAGCTCAGGAAGGCAGAAGGTGGGCCTGGCGCGTTTTTGGAACCCTCACAAAGGAGTCTGGCTTACCTGGGCACCCTTAACAGATGGCATCACATCTTCGGGTTTTCCTTTATCCAACACTTTCCTGTGTTGCTAGAACGTAAGTCAGAAAAGATGATAAATGAAACACCTGACCGCATTTTAGTCATGTTACTACCTtcctgaaaaacaggaaaaaagcctTCATGTTTTGGTTCAAAACCTTTCAATGCGTACAGATTATGGGTCCTTTGACATTTAAGAGCAGTGCTGTCCAGCAGCAATACCTCTGATGACAGACATGTCCTACAACTGTGCTGTCTGAACCAGCAGCCATGAGACACTTGGGTCCAggaagcacttgaaatgtagctaatATACTGAATTTTAATAGGCTTTATGTGGCTGCTGTATTAGACATCAAAGTTCTAGAGCAACTAAGGTTTCCAGACTGCTAATTCAAATAAACTATCCCCTCCTCTGACCAAAAAAATCACCACTGAAAGGAATAAACATTGCGCTGAAGAGAACCGTGAAGGGTCTTGTTCTCCCGGTAGGTACAAAATGACAGCCTTTTCTGTCGACTTAAACTCCCAAGGAAACTTATGACGATGCTGGTGATCAGCTAACTCCCTACAAGGggcattttttcaacaaatggaaacTCAGACTACTGTAGATGTCTTCCCCCATTGTCCCACCCTCAACCCCAGCTACACAGAAGGCCACGAGAGACatatttccaaaacaaaagcCAATTACTCTACAGCCTGATATTAACAAGTCTCGGATgctgcaccccccaccctgggTTTGAGGCAGCTTGTTAAGGGTTCTCATTAGGCTCATGGCTCCCTAAAACAGCTCTTGAACAGCCCAAATGCCCGAGCTTGTCTGCTCTCCACCTGTGGCTTTATAGGTCACTATTTGGTAAAACTGAAACTATGGAGCAGAAAGTGGTTGAAGGAAAACAACGCCACCAAATTTAAGCACCACGTGGTCACGAGCCACTTTAAGCCCTCCCTGGCATGGCAGAAACCCTCTGGCAGGGATAAACTCAATACTGCCACACTGTTAGCAAAGGGTTCCCATATGGATCAGCCCCAGACTCCCAAACAAACTGATAAAAAGCCAAGAGAACGGGTCCCTCTCATTAGGCCACATTAAGGCCTCAAAACTAGCATCAATGAAAAAAAACCAGCAGAGATTAGCAGCTTAATTCGACTCATATCTCGCAAAACCATCTTTTGGAAGAATTTTCCCTGTACTGTGGAAGACAGTTTTAAGGCTGTTAAGCTACCATTAGCAACTCAAAACCTATGTTTAAGAAGCGTGTAATGCTCCAAGGGTGTGACCAGTGGGAACATTCACTCACTTCCGACATGCTCACATTTGACAATTTCATGTATGTGGCAGAGGTAACAGGTAAATGGAAGTTAACTGGTTACATTGTGACCCCATATTTGGGGGTGAAAGTGTCCAAATACCTTTTGGACGTTAATATAGATTTACAACTCCCCCTCTAAAACCCTATAAGCAGGTGTTTTAGACTTTTATAAAACCGAAGTCTTACGgattttataaaagcaatatgCTTTAAAAACACGTTACCCATCATCCTCTGTTAGATCTAGAACAATACCTTGTCATTCAAACATATTAATGTTTCTATACCAAAACATGGACATTCACACTAATTCTGACCAAGTTTTGATGCCTAGTCAGGTACTGGAAGCACACATAGAAGGTTATCGACCTGTAACACAAAACTGTATCCTTCTCACATTATTAGCCATATGCCTTAGTGCCTCAGGTCACTAAAACTGACCTTGGTTCAAACTGGTCtactctaaaaaaacaaaaaacaaaaaacaagaaaaacaaaacaaaacaaaaagccaaaaacccCCAAATTGGTCTACTCTACTCGGGACACAGGTTAAGTTGAGAATATCTATTTTCCTGGAAAGCTGCTAGCCGTGGTCAAGAGGCTCCATGACAATGAGTGGGGTTTGCTGGGTGGTAAGGTTGCAAGTCATGGTTCTTCCAACCAATTCCCTCTGTAGTGAAATCCTCTCACTTTTCCTAattacaaaaagaattttaatggcTACAATGAGCACAAGACAAGCCTGGATCTCTTCCATCCAAAGTGAGCAATAGGACATAAAAAATCAGGCCATTTCACGgaccaggagggaaaaaaaaaaaaaccccaaagctggTATAGTTATGTTCCTAGTCAGCTTCATTTGGCTTCCTGAAAAAGTCAGTTTTAGAGGAACCTCTGAAAGCTGCTGAGTTCTATGGCTATCCAGAAATGGCTTGTTGACTTGGGGGAAgccacaaaccaaaaacaaatgtaAGCACTTGTACAAAATGGGGGGTTAATTCTGCTGGTGGCATTTTTCTCTGGCACTAAATAGAGGAGAGAAACGCACATCTGATTCAATACCTGGTCTGAAGCCTGTCCTTACAAAGGCCTTATCCTTAAATAAATAGACTTGAGACACACTGACCCGCCAGATGAGACAAAGTTGCAAATCTCAGGTAGTTGTCACCTCCACTCAACAGCCAGCCGCACCCAACTGCTGCCATAAATTTCCATCATGGGCCCTGTCCGAAAAGGAGCTTATTCTAGGGAGAATATAACCAGCCAAGGCTCCAGAGGACAAAGCCTCAAACTTCCCAGGACTAGCAATGACACGACGCACTCACTTTCTGCCTGCAGAGTGGCTCCTTCTTGTTCTCTTCGGCCTTTGCATCCTGCTGGGCAGCATCTTTGGGTGTGTTTACGGCTAAAACATCATTTATCGTGGAACCAACCACCATGATCTTGGCTCCACTGgtcacttttatttctctcaacGTCTTATCCTCAGGGACAAGTCCCTTATACATGACTTTCTGCATGGCAGGAGGGAGACCTTGGGAAAAGGAGACAGTGAAAGGAAGCAATGAAAAACGTACCTGGACCAGAGCCGTATGGCAACAGACCCAGAAATGAATACTGCTCTAGCACCTTTGTGCGCTCAGGCAACTCACAACCTCTCTAAGCCTGTTTCCAAACTTTTATAATTATGATGGTAGCATTTCCTTCTGCATAGACTTCTTTTAAGGAttaaggaataa
This genomic interval carries:
- the UBFD1 gene encoding ubiquitin domain-containing protein UBFD1 isoform X7, with amino-acid sequence MAAAGAPDGMEEPGMDTEAETVATEGPARPLNCVEAEAAAGAAAEDSCAARGSLQPAPAQPPGDPAAQASVSNGEDAGGGAGRELVDLKIIWNKTKHDVKFPLDSTGSELKQKIHSITGLPPAMQKVMYKGLVPEDKTLREIKVTSGAKIMVVGSTINDVLAVNTPKDAAQQDAKAEENKKEPLCRQKQHRKVLDKGKPEDVMPSVKGAQERLPSVPLSGMYNKSGGKVRLTFKLEQDQLWIGTKGNGVLTELS